One Cynocephalus volans isolate mCynVol1 chromosome 5, mCynVol1.pri, whole genome shotgun sequence DNA window includes the following coding sequences:
- the LOC134378687 gene encoding SAYSvFN domain-containing protein 1-like, which produces MERRLAQFREARNRAGPEVQPPTWSHSSQTSGEKAEAAATAKASPGWLKRFLVWKPCPDSARAQPGLAQEAAQPGSSTSQRPQNMAIPPPSRWDQSFLTNITFLKVLLWLVLLGLFVELEFGLAYFVLSLFYWMYVGTRGPEEKKEGEKSAYSVFNPGCEAIQGTLTAEQLERELQFGPLQGR; this is translated from the exons ATGGAACGGCGGTTAGCCCAATTCCGGGAGGCCCGGAACCGAGCCGGGCCGGAGGTCCAACCCCCGACTTGGAGCCACAGCTCACAGACCTCGGGAGAGAAAGCGGAAGCAGCTGCGACTGCAAAGGCAAGCCCGGGCTGGCTAAAGCGGTTCCTAGTGTGGAAACCGTGTCCCGACAGTGCCCGGGCTCAGCCCGGCCTCGCTCAG GAAGCGGCTCAGCCTGGGAGCAGCACATCACAGCGACCTCAGAATATGGCCATTCCTCCGCCATCGCGCTGGGACCAGTCTTTCCTGACCAATATCACCTTCTTGAAGGTTCTTCTCTGGTTGGTCCTACTGGGACTGTTTGTGGAACTGGAATTTGGCCTGGCTTATTTTGTCCTGTCCTTGTTCTACTGGATGTATGTCGGGACACGAGGCCCTGAagagaagaaggagggagagaagagcgCCTACTCTGTGTTCAACCCGGGCTGTGAAGCCATCCAGGGCACCCTGACTGCAGAGCAGCTGGAGCGCGAGTTACAGTTTGGACCCCTGCAGGGGAGATAG